In Rutidosis leptorrhynchoides isolate AG116_Rl617_1_P2 chromosome 2, CSIRO_AGI_Rlap_v1, whole genome shotgun sequence, one genomic interval encodes:
- the LOC139888828 gene encoding uncharacterized protein, whose product MHTDGACGPEGAGAGIVLKSLEGEEYTFALRFSFPVTNNEAEYEALLSGMRVAKYLEIKELIFEAHDESMQKYLKLVQELAVDFDLFQITQVSRTLNKKVDALSKLAALTFSHFKKEIWVKEVKVKSIEEDSVSAAVEEEEQSWMTPIIEFLTKGTLPIDSSEARKIKMKAPMYLLDKEILYRKSFLGPHLRCLNPTQAESIIREVHEGICALHSGHKTVTSKIMWLGYYWPSMYRDAAEVIRKCQSCQLHAPVSKAPRHPMIPVTSPWPFCKWAIDIVGPFLAGPGGVKFLVVAIDYFTKWVEAKPLKIISGKQIRNFVWENIVCWFGIPNEIVSGNGMQFEGNPFSDWCQELNINKNLHQSHTLRRMVSVRLRIGISF is encoded by the exons ATGCACACAGACGGGGCTTGTGGCCCAGAAGGCGCAGGGGCAGGAATAGTCCTAAAAAGTCTAGAAGGAGAGGAATATACCTTCGCACTGCGATTCAGCTTCCCTGTCACAAATAATGAAGCTGAATATGAAGCATTGTTATCTGGGATGCGGGTAGCAAAATATTTGGAGATTAAAGAACT AATATTCGAAGCACACGATGAATCAATGCAAAAATACTTAAAGCTTGTGCAAGAGCTAGCAGTTGACTTCGATTTATTCCAGATAACTCAGGTTTCGAGGACGCTGAATAAAAAGGTGGATGCGCTAAGTAAGTTAGCCGCATTAACATTCAgtcattttaagaaagaaatttgggtTAAGGAAGTTAAAGTAAAGTCTATTGAAGAAGACAGTGTTTCGGCTGCAGTTGAAGAAGAGGAGCAGAGTTGGATGACACCAATAATAGAATTTCTAACCAAAGGTACATTGCCGATAGATTCAAGTGAAGCAAGAAAGATTAAGATGAAAGCACCAATGTATCTGTTAGACAAGGAAATTCTATATAGAAAGTCTTTTCTGGGACCTCATTTGCGGTGCCTTAATCCAACTCAAGCGGAGTCAATCATACGGGAAGTACACGAGGGAATATGCGCTCTGCATTCGGGACACAAAACAGTTACGTCCAAAATAATGTGGCTTGGATATTACTGGCCGTCAATGTACAGAGATGCCGCAGAGGTAATACGCAAGTGTCAATCGTGTCAACTTCATGCACCGGTAAGCAAGGCTCCGCGACATCCTATGATACCGGTCACATCTCCATGGccgttctgcaaatgggcaatcgacatagtgggGCCATTCCTCGCAGGACCAGGGGGTGTAAAATTTCTGGTAGTGGCCATTGATTATTTCACAAAATGGGTAGAGGCCAAACCACTAAAAATAATTTCGGGCAAGCAAATTCGAAATTTTGTGTGGGAAAACATTGTCTGTTggtttggaataccaaatgaaatagtaagCGGCAATGGTATGCAGTTCGAAGGTAATCCATTTAGTGATTGGTGCCAAGAATTGAATATAAACAAAAATTTACATCAGTCGCACACCCTCAGGCGAATGGTCAGTGTGAGGTTACGAATCGGGATATCGTTTTAG
- the LOC139888829 gene encoding uncharacterized protein, which translates to MSNWFAMMQGQKAKQSLELAPTTEKFVPHIANHPFTVAPVLPLTLGSYDGLSDPDDFLQKFEGTARTHSWGDAVACHMLPIVLQGVAREWFNNLPAQSITGFADLRSRFLLNFHNLCARKRTHVECHDIKQKLKESLGEIIDRYTKEVAKIQDFPENQKVSGFIHCIDTDRHLSLWQRLRRRVQETFAEAVKETHDYMLAQEDIKQNRESTSSNMDIDDDYYRVQGRGLESGKRYGGNGQPKSGNYHNDKCRKFNNNKGGGSQRGSVQKLRPPVPLSKYGNRDKSKFCDFHDDYGHETNECRHSIEKVVAELKRGRLQHLKKSARAQLDKPNEEKEYMWQKKNERKETDKTINMVTSGRTNQRRKLEVSEEWENTPIIFPAIAQEPSDAPITIKGRVKSCGYIIKRLNVDTGCGVDIMYEHRFRLLPGAVRAKLVAPNTALSGFSGESAWPIGIIELELELVDDDNKELVRSTIVEFAVVRSYSKYNALLGRTTLQKLAASLPRGLSDETKFKLRSILASNTDVFAWKEADMTGVPREIAEHKLNANPSLTPV; encoded by the exons ATGAGCAATTGGTTTGCGATGATGCAAGGGCAAAAAGCTAAGCAAAGCCTTGAGTTAGCTCCCACAACAGAAAAGTTTGTGCCACACATCGCCAATCATCCCTTCACAGTCGCACCGGTGTTGCCTCTAACACTCGGAAGTTATGATGGGTTATCAGATCCGGATGATTTTTTACAAAAATTTGAAGGAACTGCAAGAACACACAGCTGGGGTGATGCAGTAGCATGTCATATGCTACCAATAGTGCTGCAAGGAGTAGCAAGGGAATGGTTCAATAATTTGCCAGCCCAAAGCATTACAGGTTTTGCGGATTTAcgctcaagatttttattaaactttCACAATTTGTGCGCACGCAAAAGAACACATGTCGAATGTCACGACATTAAGCAGAAATTGAAAGAGAGCTTGGGAGAAATAATAGACAGATATACCAAGGAGGTGGCTAAAATACAAGACTTTCCAGAAAACCAGAAGGTATCCGGCTTTATACATTGTATAGATACCGACAGACACCTGTCTTTATGGCAACGGTTACGGAGAAGAGTTCAAGAAACCTTCGCGGAAGCCGTAAAAGAAACACATGATTACATGCTGGCACAAGAAGATATAAAGCAGAATCGCGAAAGTACCTCTTCAAATATGGACATCGACGATGATTATTATCGAGTGCAGGGAAGAGGGTTAGAGTCTGGCAAACGTTATGGTGGTAATGGCCAACCTAAGAGTGGTAACTATCATAATGATAAGTGTCGCAAATTCAACAACAATAAAGGGGGAGGAAGTCAGAG AGGTAGTGTGCAAAAGCTTCGACCCCCAGTACCTTTGTCAAAGTATGGAAACAGAGACAAAAGCAAATTTTGTGATTTTCACGATGATTACGGTCATGAGACCAATGAATGTCGACACTCAATTGAAAAGGTAGTTGCTGAACTCAAAAGAGGAAGATTGCAACACTTGAAGAAAAGTGCAAGAGCACAACTCGATAAGCCAAATGAAGAAAAAGAATATATGTGGCAAAAGAAGAATGAGAGAAAGGAAACGGATAAAACCATAAACATGGTAACCAGCGGACGGACAAATCAGAGGCGCAAGTTAGAAGTATCTGAGGAATGGGAAAACACTCCCATCATATTCCCGGCCATAGCACAAGAACCCTCGGATGCGCCCATCACAATTAAAGGGCGTGTTAAAAGCTGCGGGTACATCATCAAGCGATTGAATGTAGACACCGGTTGCGGTGTTGATATAATGTACGAGCACCGTTTCCGCTTGCTGCCAGGGGCTGTGCGAGCCAAGCTAGTGGCTCCTAACACTGCGTTATCAGGATTTTCTGGGGAGTCCGCATGGCCAATCGGGATCATCGAATTAGAGCTGGAGCTGGTGGACGATGATAATAAGGAGTTAGTGAGAAGCACGATAGTAGAATTTGCCGTCGTAAGGTCTTACTCAAAATACAACGCGCTTTTAGGGCGCACGACTTTGCAAAAATTGGCAGCCTCCCTTCCACG AGGATTGTCTGATGAGACAAAGTTTAAGCTTCGTAGTATATTAGCTTCTAATACGGACGTCTTCGCATGGAAAGAAGCGGACATGACGGGCGTACCAAGGGAAATTGCTGAGCACAAGCTTAACGCAAATCCTAGTCTGACGCCAGTGTGA